The DNA window CCTTTCCGATCATCTGCTGCGGTGTGACCCTCGGCAGCACCTCCGCCATGGTCGAGTACCTGAGACTCATGTGTCACGACATCGTGACGCGGTATAGCGGCTGGGGGACGGATCAGGGCATCCACAACTATTTGGTCCGCAAAGAACGCCTCCAAAACGTGACGGTCCACCCATTTGGGAACGGAGCAGCCATGCACGTGGGCATTGCTCCTCGATCGGCCATTGCGACCGATGCCGAAGCACGAGTGCTAACGGAAGACGGAACCGTCTGCCCGATTATTCACCAGTACGACCGTCACGAAGACTTGCGCCGGTCGCTCCCCTCCCTATACGACGACCGGCCAACCGCCCCGGTCCCAGAACAGTCTTCCTAAAAGAATCTCCAGAAACCCTCTTTCTTCCTTCTCCCCTTCCCCCTCTCTCTGTCGTTCATGACCTCCGAACGCCGCATCCTCTGGGCGAGTCTTCGCACCCACTGGAAAATCATTCTCACCACCATCCTTCTTTCTCTTGCGGCTGCCGGGGCCGAGGTGTTCAGCATCGGAATGCTGATTCCCTTCCTCCAAACCTTTGCCCAGAGCTCGACGTCTGCGTTCCAAACGGGAATCGGATGGATTGACGAGCACGTCTTGGCCGTCGGTGGATCTACCCTGAGGCGAACGTATCACATCTGTGCCCTCATTCTGGCGGGCACGTGGATGCGGTCAATTCTGGGCTACCTCGCCGGCGTCTATGCCGTCACGAGCCGCGTCCGAATCGTCGAGGACCTGCGGATGCAAATCGTCAATCAACTCCAGGCCGTCTCTCTGCGGTTCTTTTCGAAGACCCGTGGCGGCGACATCATCAACAGCATCACCACGGAGATCAATCGAACGACGACGGCCGTCTCGGTCGTCTTCAACCTCATTGTTCAGGGAACCATCCTGGGCATGTATCTCCTTCTGATGGTCTGGATCTCGTGGGAACTGACGCTGCTCGTCCTCACCGTCTTCGGACTTCTCTCCTTCGGCCTCACGTGGTTGATGCGTTCCATTCAGACCCGAGGCGCCTGGCTTACGGAGGCCAATAGCCAGTTCACCTCCACGTTTACGGAATTCATCGACGGCATCCGCACCATCACGGCCTACAACCGACAGCCCTACGAGCAAAAACGCCTCTCAGCATCCATCGAGAACCTCGCCTCTGCGACGATAGAGACCTTTAAGCGCTCCTCGCTCGTCCAACCTCTCTCCCAGGCCATCGTGGGGTCAATTCTCGTTGTGCTCATCGTCGTGGCCATCCAGTTCTACGTCATTCCGGGCGTCCTCGACATTGCATTCCTGCTCGGCTTTCTCTTTGCCCTCTTCCGAGTCATGCCGACCGTTAACAACCTGAATGATCAACGAGGGGTGTGGGCCAGCAACCGCGCAGGGCTTGCGAAGGTAGCGGCCCTGCTCAACCGAGACGACAAGCCGTACCAGTCCGAAGGCACACGCCCGACCCCGTCCCTCACAGACGCACTTCGGTTCGAAAACGTGCACTTCGCCTACGAGTCCAATCACCCCGTCCTCAAAAATATCAACCTGGACGTACAGGCCGGAGCAATGGTCGCCCTCGTCGGCGGCTCCGGCGCGGGAAAGTCAACCCTGGCCGACCTCATCCCTCGCTTCTACGACCCCACCCAGGGTCGCATTCTTCTCGACGGGATCGACCTTCGCGACCTGACCCTGCGCTCACTGCGAGATCGGATCGGCATCGTGAGCCAGCACACGCACATTTTCAACGACACGGTCCGCGCAAACATCGGCTATGGCAATCTGAGTGCCGACGACGCTGCCATTCGTCGTGCCGCCGAGCAGGCCAATGCGCTCGGCTTCATCGAAGACATGGAAAATGGATTCGACACCGTGCTCGGCGACCGCGGCATTCGGCTCTCCGGCGGACAGCGCCAGCGCCTTGCCATCGCTCGAGCCATCCTCAAAAATCCGGACATTCTGATCCTCGACGAGGCCACGAGCAATCTCGACAGCATGTCCGAACGGCTCGTACAGCGCTCTATCGAACGACTGATGGACGGACGCACCGTCATTGCCATTGCCCACCGGCTTTCAACGATTGAAAACGCGGACTGGGTCGTCGTTCTCGAAGACGGTTGCATCGTGGAGCAAGGCTCCTATGCAGACCTAATTCAGCGCGAAGGGCACCTCTGGCAATACCACTGCATGCAATTTCAGACGACTGCCGTTTCCTGACTGCCCCCTCCCACCACGTTCTCCCTACTCATGCCTCCCGTTCCTCCCCTCAACATTATTTGGCAGCGCGACCTGTCTCATAATCGATACTGGGCCTCTGCTGCCCCCACGGCCACCACGACCTCCGTTGTGCCGCGCGAATACGAATGGGTTTCGTCTCTCCTCAGCGCCTTTGACGTCCACCATCACCTCGAC is part of the Salinibacter sp. 10B genome and encodes:
- the hepA gene encoding heterocyst formation ABC transporter subunit HepA, whose translation is MTSERRILWASLRTHWKIILTTILLSLAAAGAEVFSIGMLIPFLQTFAQSSTSAFQTGIGWIDEHVLAVGGSTLRRTYHICALILAGTWMRSILGYLAGVYAVTSRVRIVEDLRMQIVNQLQAVSLRFFSKTRGGDIINSITTEINRTTTAVSVVFNLIVQGTILGMYLLLMVWISWELTLLVLTVFGLLSFGLTWLMRSIQTRGAWLTEANSQFTSTFTEFIDGIRTITAYNRQPYEQKRLSASIENLASATIETFKRSSLVQPLSQAIVGSILVVLIVVAIQFYVIPGVLDIAFLLGFLFALFRVMPTVNNLNDQRGVWASNRAGLAKVAALLNRDDKPYQSEGTRPTPSLTDALRFENVHFAYESNHPVLKNINLDVQAGAMVALVGGSGAGKSTLADLIPRFYDPTQGRILLDGIDLRDLTLRSLRDRIGIVSQHTHIFNDTVRANIGYGNLSADDAAIRRAAEQANALGFIEDMENGFDTVLGDRGIRLSGGQRQRLAIARAILKNPDILILDEATSNLDSMSERLVQRSIERLMDGRTVIAIAHRLSTIENADWVVVLEDGCIVEQGSYADLIQREGHLWQYHCMQFQTTAVS